From one Babylonia areolata isolate BAREFJ2019XMU chromosome 35, ASM4173473v1, whole genome shotgun sequence genomic stretch:
- the LOC143277884 gene encoding uncharacterized protein LOC143277884 → MSIIVDGNSGLCPELATPSTIITKENVDALKLSTYNRTHGTTVIVSCLAAPEYHLVGPDVLTCLSSNQWDKTRPHCRAGESISGGGSDITMVPMLVAAGTVGVLVLAVICIMTFVLCCWTKARPPKHVRGSPIGLFRSLSQHEAESVFSPRRHRYYSASECSDVMDSVSARGASHNVPHTPDMGSRYPMSDTVSRSSPTTYITAVSRGTELPYRTRYGDVYARPFSDTTSRSSPTATYVTALSKGTEPPLKIQVTTGRPYRTWHELFYNSYT, encoded by the exons GCTTGTGTCCGGAACTggccaccccctccaccatcatcaccaaggAAAACGTCGACGCCCTGAAGCTGAGCACGTACAATCGAACCCACGGCACCACGGTCATCGTCTCCTGTTTGGCGGCCCCCGAGTACCACTTGGTTGGGCCCGACGTGCTCACGTGCCTTAGCTCCAACCAATGGGACAAAACGAGGCCGCACTGCAGGGCGGGCGAGTCCATTTCTGGAGGGGGGTCAGACATCACGATGGTGCCCATGTTGGTGGCGGCGGGCACTGTGGGGGTGCTGGTCCTGGCCGTCATCTGCATCATGACCTTCGTCCTCTGCTGCTGGACCAAGGCCAG ACCACCGAAGCACGTGCGGGGGTCACCAATCGGCTTGTTCCGCTCCCTCAGCCAGCACGAGGCGGAGTCCGTCTTCAGCCCGCGACGTCATCGCTACTACTCGGCGTCAGAGTGTAGTGACGTCATGGACAGCGTGTCAGCACGCGGCGCGTCTCACAATGTTCCACACACCCC GGACATGGGGTCGCGGTACCCCATGTCGGACACCGTGTCCcgatcctcccccaccacctacaTCACCGCCGTCAGCAGAGGCACTGAGCTGCCCTACAGAACGCGCTATGG TGACGTTTACGCACGCCCTTTCTCCGACACCACGTCACGCTCCTCCCCTACCGCCACCTACGTCACGGCCCTCAGCAAAGGGACAGAACCGCCGCTCAAGATTCAAGTCACCACCGGGAGGCCTTATCGGACTTGGCACGAGCTCTTCTACAACTCCTATACATGA